One genomic window of Sporosarcina ureae includes the following:
- a CDS encoding NAD-dependent malic enzyme, translating into MAQGQYLRNLIIETPSKPGNLGKVTMAIGQLNGDIGDIQTIKVGTLSTIREIALQCNDQEHLAEIVVAIENLKQGIKVQAITDDVLQMHEGGKIHMKATHEIRSLADLRRVYTPGVASVCKTIQEDPEQANYFTGISNTVAIVTDGTAILGLGDIGPVAGMPVMEGKAVLFDQFVGISGIPILLDTSNPDEVVETIKHIHQGFGAILLEDIGSPHCFEIEERLKKELPIPVMHDDQHGTAVVALAAALTACKHVGVDLADASVGQIGLGAAGLAISRMFMAYGVAEMKGTDPNPRAKEMLAKYGGTVVETMEEIMETCDVVIATTGVANLIKPEMIRKGQIILALSNPNAEITPEIALEAGAAYAADGRLVNNVLGFPGIFRGALNANAKAITYPMLIAAALAIVDSTKRDDLVPHPLDPNVHINVALAVEKVVYEEQDQEI; encoded by the coding sequence ATGGCTCAAGGACAATATTTGCGTAATTTAATTATCGAGACTCCTTCTAAACCGGGCAATCTTGGTAAAGTTACTATGGCAATTGGTCAGTTAAATGGGGATATTGGTGACATCCAAACGATTAAAGTAGGAACGCTTTCTACGATTAGAGAAATTGCATTACAATGTAATGATCAAGAGCATTTGGCTGAAATCGTGGTAGCGATTGAAAACTTAAAACAAGGTATCAAAGTTCAAGCTATTACAGATGATGTATTGCAAATGCATGAAGGCGGAAAAATTCATATGAAAGCCACTCACGAAATTCGTTCCCTAGCAGATTTACGGAGAGTCTATACACCGGGTGTGGCAAGTGTATGCAAAACAATCCAAGAAGATCCGGAACAGGCAAATTATTTCACAGGTATTTCAAATACGGTAGCAATCGTGACTGATGGTACAGCTATTTTAGGGCTTGGAGATATTGGTCCTGTAGCGGGGATGCCCGTTATGGAAGGAAAAGCTGTCTTATTTGATCAATTCGTTGGTATTAGTGGTATCCCTATTTTACTTGATACAAGCAATCCCGATGAAGTCGTAGAAACGATCAAACATATCCATCAAGGCTTTGGTGCGATTTTACTGGAGGATATTGGATCCCCGCATTGCTTTGAAATTGAAGAGCGTTTAAAAAAAGAATTGCCGATTCCTGTTATGCATGATGATCAGCATGGCACAGCAGTCGTAGCATTAGCAGCAGCGCTCACAGCATGCAAACATGTTGGAGTGGACCTGGCCGATGCTTCAGTCGGACAAATTGGTTTAGGCGCAGCAGGTCTAGCAATCAGCCGCATGTTTATGGCATATGGTGTAGCAGAAATGAAAGGAACAGATCCTAATCCCCGTGCCAAAGAGATGTTAGCGAAGTACGGTGGTACCGTCGTTGAAACAATGGAAGAAATCATGGAGACATGCGATGTAGTCATTGCGACAACTGGTGTTGCAAATCTCATTAAGCCAGAAATGATTCGTAAAGGTCAAATCATCTTGGCTTTATCTAATCCGAACGCAGAAATCACTCCAGAAATTGCATTGGAAGCAGGCGCAGCTTATGCGGCTGATGGTCGTCTAGTCAATAATGTTCTTGGATTCCCAGGCATCTTCCGTGGTGCACTTAATGCAAATGCGAAAGCTATCACGTATCCAATGCTTATCGCTGCAGCCTTGGCCATTGTAGATAGCACAAAGCGTGACGATTTAGTACCGCATCCATTAGATCCTAACGTTCACATTAATGTAGCGTTGGCAGTTGAAAAAGTAGTGTATGAAGAACAGGATCAAGAAATTTAA
- a CDS encoding putative motility protein: MDINSIMSSQLRSLQSTVQMSVMNKALSMETSAMNDMLNGLENQSVAHPTKGASIDIKA, from the coding sequence ATGGATATCAATTCAATCATGTCCAGCCAGTTGAGAAGCTTGCAATCAACCGTTCAAATGAGCGTCATGAATAAGGCTCTTTCAATGGAGACTTCTGCTATGAATGATATGCTAAATGGTCTTGAAAACCAATCTGTAGCGCATCCAACGAAAGGCGCTTCTATCGATATCAAGGCTTGA
- a CDS encoding Dps family protein, which yields MSKELIQELNKQVSTWSVLYAKLHNYHWYVKGSQFFTLHAKFEELYNEATLHMDEIAERVLTLGGEPTATLSQHLSESVVDEAKGTEKANDMVQTLVDDFDKTMKSLKKGMELAAKDSDHMTEDMLNAVYQSVEKHQWMLNAFLGETNE from the coding sequence ATGTCTAAGGAATTAATTCAGGAACTAAACAAACAAGTATCTACCTGGTCTGTATTGTATGCGAAGCTTCATAACTATCACTGGTATGTAAAAGGAAGTCAATTCTTCACATTACACGCTAAATTTGAAGAGTTGTACAATGAAGCAACATTGCATATGGACGAAATTGCAGAACGTGTACTGACTTTAGGTGGCGAACCGACTGCAACATTATCCCAGCATTTATCTGAATCTGTTGTCGACGAAGCAAAAGGCACAGAAAAAGCGAATGATATGGTGCAGACGTTAGTAGATGATTTTGATAAGACCATGAAATCATTGAAAAAAGGTATGGAACTTGCAGCGAAGGATTCAGATCATATGACGGAAGATATGTTAAATGCCGTTTATCAGAGTGTGGAAAAGCATCAATGGATGTTAAACGCATTTCTCGGCGAAACAAACGAGTAA
- the yidD gene encoding membrane protein insertion efficiency factor YidD produces the protein MKKVFIQLIRFYQKFISPLSPPSCRFHPTCSHYGVEAIETHGALKGSWLAVMRILKCHPFHKGGFDPVPPKKSDTK, from the coding sequence TTGAAGAAAGTATTTATACAACTGATCCGGTTCTACCAGAAATTTATTTCCCCCCTATCACCGCCCTCATGCCGATTTCATCCCACTTGTTCACATTATGGTGTGGAAGCAATTGAGACGCACGGAGCGCTCAAAGGTAGTTGGCTTGCGGTAATGCGAATTTTAAAATGTCATCCATTTCATAAAGGTGGATTTGATCCAGTACCTCCAAAAAAATCAGATACGAAATAA
- a CDS encoding metal ABC transporter solute-binding protein, Zn/Mn family → MKNRLLLLAAALLLVLTGCNNSATEPDDTSSKPLLVYTTVYPLQYFTERIGGEYVDVKSIYPPGTDEHVFEPTQKDMMSLAKGDLFFYIGLGLEGFVQKTEKTLQNEEIQFVPIADYIDFEELEEGHSHEHGEEEHDDHGHEGAVDPHVWISPYLSTKLAEKITQELSDELPEHAESFKKNFDVLYDELEELDRGFKTMADAAPNKTFFVSHAAFGYLADAYGLQQLAVSGLDSQNEPSQKELASLVKNAKEQDIQYILFEQNVSSKLAEVIKKELDAEALTLHNLSVLTEEDIQKEETYFTLMEQNLAVLKKALGS, encoded by the coding sequence ATGAAAAATCGTTTACTACTGCTGGCAGCCGCTTTGTTGCTAGTATTAACTGGTTGTAACAATAGTGCAACCGAACCGGATGATACGTCATCCAAACCATTACTCGTTTACACTACTGTCTATCCATTGCAATATTTCACTGAACGCATAGGTGGAGAGTACGTCGACGTGAAATCCATCTACCCGCCTGGGACAGATGAGCACGTGTTTGAGCCTACACAGAAAGATATGATGTCCTTGGCAAAAGGAGATTTATTCTTCTATATAGGACTTGGACTTGAAGGTTTTGTACAAAAGACGGAGAAAACGTTGCAGAATGAAGAGATTCAGTTTGTTCCAATCGCTGATTACATCGATTTCGAGGAATTGGAAGAGGGGCATTCTCACGAACATGGAGAAGAAGAGCATGATGATCACGGACATGAAGGGGCAGTCGATCCACATGTTTGGATATCTCCTTATCTCAGCACGAAACTCGCGGAGAAAATCACACAAGAGTTGTCGGATGAACTACCTGAACATGCAGAGTCTTTCAAGAAAAACTTTGATGTTTTATATGATGAATTAGAAGAATTAGATCGCGGATTTAAAACCATGGCAGATGCCGCACCGAACAAAACATTCTTCGTGTCCCATGCAGCATTCGGCTACTTGGCAGACGCTTACGGGTTACAGCAACTTGCAGTATCTGGTCTTGACTCGCAGAATGAACCTTCACAAAAAGAATTAGCTTCTCTTGTGAAAAATGCAAAAGAACAAGACATCCAGTATATTTTATTTGAACAAAACGTCAGCTCAAAATTGGCTGAAGTCATTAAAAAAGAACTGGATGCCGAAGCACTTACTTTGCATAATTTGAGTGTGTTAACTGAAGAAGATATTCAAAAGGAAGAAACGTACTTTACTCTTATGGAACAGAATTTGGCAGTATTGAAAAAAGCATTAGGTAGCTAA
- a CDS encoding o-succinylbenzoate--CoA ligase, producing MMIPNWLAQRAKLTPDASALVTGQGQWSFLELYEQSLEIAQQLHHLGVESESRVALLSHSNEQTVLFIHACWLLSVEVVCLNNRLTEQELDWQVRDSEAQIMLVDDQIHTYPKLGHIKSLYYSAVLQSERKEFIMLEQWTENQTLSIMYTSGTTGVPKGVRQTAGNHTSSALASALNLGLTDEDTWLCMMPLFHISGLSIVIRSVIYGMEMRLYEKFDAKEAAAQIIAGRVTAMSVVALTLDQIVRVMEATDSKAHPQFRTMLVGGGPVPLDYLERATACGLPILQTYGMTETCSQTTTLGKADATRKLGSAGKPLFFNQVAIKNTVQPGEIGEVLIKGPHVTPGYIGSQSTHNALTEDGWLATGDAGYLDGEGYLFIVDRRADLIISGGENIYPAEIENVLLAHPTIREAGVCGREDPEWGQVPVAFLVGSAKTQELLEFCSERLARYKLPKEFRFVEQLPRNASNKLMRFELKKWL from the coding sequence ATGATGATTCCAAATTGGCTTGCACAACGGGCCAAATTGACGCCTGACGCATCCGCTTTAGTTACCGGGCAAGGACAGTGGTCATTTCTTGAACTATATGAACAATCCCTTGAAATCGCACAACAACTTCATCATCTTGGAGTTGAGTCCGAAAGTAGGGTGGCGCTGCTCAGCCACTCCAATGAACAAACGGTACTTTTCATCCATGCGTGCTGGTTATTAAGTGTGGAGGTAGTCTGTCTGAACAATCGGCTGACAGAACAAGAATTAGATTGGCAAGTACGTGATTCCGAAGCCCAAATTATGCTTGTAGACGATCAAATACATACCTATCCAAAATTAGGTCATATCAAGAGCTTATACTATTCCGCAGTTCTACAGTCTGAGCGTAAAGAGTTCATCATGCTGGAACAGTGGACTGAAAATCAGACGCTATCGATTATGTACACTTCAGGCACTACAGGTGTTCCTAAAGGAGTCCGACAGACAGCTGGAAATCATACGTCGAGCGCACTTGCTTCAGCGTTGAATCTCGGATTGACCGATGAAGATACATGGCTTTGCATGATGCCGTTATTCCATATAAGTGGACTATCGATCGTCATTCGCTCCGTGATCTACGGAATGGAAATGCGCTTATACGAAAAATTTGATGCAAAAGAGGCTGCTGCACAAATCATAGCAGGGCGTGTGACCGCCATGTCGGTTGTTGCCTTGACGCTCGATCAAATAGTTCGTGTGATGGAAGCAACTGATAGCAAAGCACATCCACAATTTCGTACTATGCTCGTAGGTGGAGGTCCCGTACCACTGGATTATTTGGAGCGCGCAACTGCTTGTGGACTCCCGATACTTCAGACATACGGTATGACCGAAACATGTTCGCAAACGACGACTCTTGGAAAAGCAGATGCGACGCGTAAGCTAGGTTCAGCAGGTAAACCGTTATTTTTCAATCAAGTGGCAATTAAAAATACTGTTCAACCAGGTGAAATAGGGGAAGTACTCATAAAAGGTCCTCACGTGACACCTGGTTACATCGGAAGTCAAAGTACACACAATGCGCTGACCGAAGATGGTTGGCTTGCTACAGGAGATGCTGGCTATCTTGACGGGGAAGGTTATTTGTTCATCGTGGATCGACGTGCTGATTTGATTATTTCAGGTGGGGAGAATATTTATCCTGCCGAGATTGAAAATGTGTTACTAGCACATCCTACTATAAGGGAAGCTGGCGTTTGTGGGAGAGAGGATCCGGAGTGGGGACAAGTACCTGTTGCATTCCTCGTGGGTTCAGCTAAAACGCAAGAACTGTTGGAATTCTGTTCCGAACGTCTAGCGCGTTATAAACTACCAAAGGAATTTCGATTCGTAGAGCAACTGCCTCGCAATGCATCGAATAAACTCATGCGATTCGAATTGAAAAAATGGCTATAA